A region of Pseudomonas putida DNA encodes the following proteins:
- a CDS encoding GntR family transcriptional regulator, whose translation MGRSVLGDYAYRKVYHYLEALIDEAQGPAPWRLPSLRMLSRRLRVSLATVQSAYSLLEDEGRVHCVPRSGYFVRVDIPAGGQLLPAAAGPMNVSPYPMLERSLFSHERRLARQRARGAAPLEEVASARLRNALAERYTRSSSHYWRAEEVHLAPDVQALLEVLLAALALRGGTVLVHLPCCWQVLRALQRCGMRVLEVPLNACGAADLQALARVLSAEPVGMLVMPSCLSTPQGRLMSPQDQQQIGQLLGDYPVWLLENDLDSELCFSGPPTARLRDCVDPRWLLVMGSFDATVGGEAPYAYVMGHHAALAEAFAQRAFQLAPLRLQALAVMLGKGEIERQSGRLRAELQWRMEFLCRQLKLQLGEQVAFELPDGGWTLWLRPHRPVALEGVVAALSGTALRVVPGGQHGTQVRHQQYLALTWVGEEPDALQQALEKLAQALELRCGRPVGQDG comes from the coding sequence ATGGGCCGATCGGTACTTGGCGACTACGCCTATCGGAAGGTGTATCACTACCTCGAAGCGCTGATCGACGAGGCGCAAGGGCCAGCGCCATGGCGCTTGCCTTCGTTGCGCATGCTGTCCCGGCGCTTGCGCGTCTCGTTGGCCACGGTACAGAGCGCCTACAGTTTGCTAGAGGACGAGGGGCGTGTGCATTGCGTACCGAGGTCAGGGTACTTCGTGCGCGTTGATATACCTGCCGGGGGTCAGCTTCTGCCGGCGGCGGCGGGGCCAATGAACGTATCGCCTTACCCCATGCTGGAGCGTTCATTGTTCAGCCACGAGCGGCGCCTGGCACGCCAGCGGGCGCGTGGCGCTGCCCCGCTGGAAGAGGTCGCCAGTGCCCGGCTGCGCAATGCGTTGGCCGAACGCTATACCCGCTCATCCAGCCATTACTGGCGTGCCGAAGAGGTTCATCTCGCACCCGACGTGCAGGCGTTGCTGGAAGTGCTGCTGGCGGCCCTGGCCCTGCGTGGGGGCACCGTACTGGTGCACTTGCCGTGCTGCTGGCAGGTGCTGCGCGCCCTGCAGCGTTGCGGCATGCGCGTGCTGGAGGTACCGCTGAACGCGTGTGGCGCGGCGGACCTGCAGGCGCTGGCACGGGTGCTCAGTGCCGAGCCTGTGGGCATGCTGGTCATGCCGTCATGCCTGAGCACGCCCCAGGGCCGTCTGATGTCGCCGCAAGATCAGCAGCAGATTGGCCAACTGCTGGGCGATTACCCGGTGTGGTTGCTGGAAAACGACCTGGATAGCGAGCTGTGTTTCAGCGGGCCGCCGACTGCGCGTTTACGCGATTGCGTCGACCCGCGCTGGCTCTTGGTGATGGGTTCGTTTGATGCAACGGTGGGGGGTGAAGCGCCTTACGCCTATGTGATGGGGCATCATGCCGCGCTGGCCGAAGCCTTCGCCCAGCGCGCGTTTCAGCTTGCACCCTTGCGACTGCAGGCGCTGGCCGTGATGCTCGGCAAAGGTGAAATCGAAAGGCAGTCGGGTAGGCTGCGCGCGGAACTGCAGTGGCGCATGGAGTTCCTCTGCCGACAACTCAAGTTGCAACTGGGCGAACAAGTGGCTTTTGAACTGCCTGATGGTGGCTGGACCCTGTGGCTGCGGCCTCACCGACCAGTAGCCTTGGAGGGCGTGGTGGCAGCGTTGTCAGGCACCGCCTTGCGTGTGGTCCCTGGCGGGCAACACGGCACGCAGGTGCGTCATCAGCAATACCTGGCGCTGACGTGGGTGGGTGAGGAACCCGATGCGCTGCAACAGGCACTGGAGAAGCTTGCCCAGGCGCTGGAGCTGCGCTGCGGTCGGCCGGTGGGGCAGGATGGTTGA